A portion of the Bacillota bacterium genome contains these proteins:
- the argF gene encoding ornithine carbamoyltransferase has translation MRDGKTGEVELTEVDLACLRSLRGRDWITEQDWTREELVAVLDLAAAVKRLWGEGVPTPLLDRKHLALLFEEPSTRTRVSFEVGMADLGGTSLYLKPGEIHLGGRESVGDTARVLSRFVQGIMARLLRHEVLEELAAHASVPVINGLTDRWHPVQTLSDAFTIREVAGTLRGIRVAFLGDATNVCASLATMCPKLGVDFVAANPPGYELPAEVQAVARRNAEEAGSRVEFLHDPVAAVRDADFVYTDLWWWVGQEAEAEARKRAMAPYQVNAGLMARAPRHARFMHCLPAARGLEVTDDVMDGDHSIVFQQAENRMHLEKGLLVALLGVDRIPAGVDRRVRELGEALGGRPEEGGRGQ, from the coding sequence ATGAGGGACGGAAAGACCGGGGAAGTCGAGCTGACCGAGGTGGACCTCGCCTGCCTGAGGTCGCTCCGCGGGCGCGACTGGATCACGGAGCAGGACTGGACGCGCGAGGAGCTGGTCGCCGTCCTCGACCTGGCCGCGGCGGTCAAGCGGCTCTGGGGCGAGGGCGTGCCGACCCCTCTGCTGGACCGGAAGCACCTTGCGCTCCTCTTCGAGGAGCCCTCCACCCGTACCCGGGTCTCCTTCGAGGTGGGCATGGCCGACCTGGGCGGCACCTCGCTCTATCTGAAGCCCGGCGAGATCCACCTGGGCGGCCGCGAGAGCGTCGGCGACACGGCCCGGGTACTCAGCCGCTTCGTCCAGGGGATCATGGCCCGCCTTCTGCGCCACGAGGTGCTGGAGGAGCTGGCCGCGCACGCCAGCGTCCCGGTGATCAACGGGCTGACCGACCGCTGGCACCCGGTGCAGACGCTCTCCGACGCCTTCACCATCCGCGAGGTGGCGGGGACGCTGCGCGGGATCCGGGTGGCCTTCCTGGGCGACGCCACCAACGTCTGCGCCAGCCTCGCGACCATGTGCCCGAAGCTCGGTGTCGACTTCGTCGCCGCCAACCCGCCGGGCTACGAGCTGCCCGCCGAGGTCCAGGCCGTCGCCCGCCGCAACGCGGAGGAAGCGGGCTCGCGCGTGGAGTTCCTCCATGATCCCGTCGCCGCGGTGCGCGACGCCGACTTCGTCTACACCGACCTCTGGTGGTGGGTCGGCCAGGAAGCGGAGGCGGAGGCCCGGAAGCGGGCCATGGCGCCGTACCAGGTGAACGCCGGGCTGATGGCGCGCGCCCCCCGCCACGCCCGTTTCATGCACTGCCTCCCGGCCGCCCGCGGGCTGGAAGTGACCGACGACGTGATGGACGGCGACCATTCCATCGTCTTCCAGCAGGCCGAGAACCGCATGCACCTGGAGAAGGGCCTCCTGGTGGCCCTCCTGGGGGTGGACCGCATCCCCGCCGGGGTGGACCGCCGCGTCCGTGAGCTGGGCGAGGCGCTCGGCGGCCGTCCGGAAGAGGGGGGACGGGGACAGTGA
- a CDS encoding arginine deiminase family protein has translation MSLQLSRFGPRGTRLTAAESRRLHPCQAAEWQTARVVLLCEPDVETLFGILETHSANFLHPFDLVRAKAEHRRFREELEARGARVIDLRQALTCGCIDQADEPVPGEKLDRLRRAADAALTYDFDAAIGPDDRRELLESKWETIRGFHPDILADLVLLRPTVTIRPNPRPLDPTSRFVSEFRLEPADNQYFLRDPMITTRRGVAIGRFRLDVRKAENDNVALALEQMGIEPVVRVAAPGHLEGGDFLPAGDLVFQGVGLLSDDDGIAQLLEARAYGYVEVAVVRDPRAEMDEMHLDTYFNLLAPRLAVLCEDRLRGSDEPTVELYRPEGTPDSYRYRLVERWRFGHFLESRGFEVIPFTKDEQEAFAPNYLLTAEGSLVGVASAGASFEERLRAHGVRTHMMDFTALTGGYGGPHCMSQVIVRG, from the coding sequence CGGAGAGTCGGCGACTTCACCCCTGCCAGGCGGCGGAATGGCAGACCGCCCGTGTCGTCCTCCTGTGTGAACCGGACGTGGAGACGCTCTTCGGCATTCTCGAGACCCACTCGGCCAACTTCCTGCATCCCTTCGACCTGGTCAGGGCCAAGGCGGAGCACCGGCGCTTCCGCGAGGAGCTGGAGGCGCGCGGTGCCCGGGTGATCGACCTGCGCCAGGCGCTCACCTGTGGCTGCATCGACCAGGCGGACGAACCCGTCCCTGGGGAGAAGCTCGACCGGCTCCGCCGCGCCGCCGACGCGGCGCTCACCTACGACTTCGATGCCGCCATCGGTCCCGATGACCGGAGGGAGCTCCTGGAGAGCAAGTGGGAGACGATCCGCGGCTTCCACCCGGACATCCTGGCCGATCTCGTCCTCCTCCGGCCGACGGTCACCATCCGGCCCAACCCGCGCCCGCTGGACCCCACCAGTCGCTTTGTGAGCGAGTTCCGCCTGGAGCCGGCCGACAACCAGTACTTCCTGCGCGACCCGATGATCACCACCCGCCGCGGCGTCGCCATCGGACGCTTCCGGCTGGACGTCCGCAAGGCGGAGAACGACAACGTGGCGCTGGCGCTGGAGCAGATGGGGATCGAGCCGGTCGTGCGGGTGGCCGCGCCGGGGCACCTCGAGGGCGGCGACTTCCTGCCGGCGGGCGATCTGGTCTTCCAGGGCGTGGGGCTCCTCTCCGACGACGACGGCATCGCGCAGCTCCTGGAGGCGCGCGCCTACGGCTACGTCGAGGTGGCGGTCGTCCGCGACCCGCGCGCGGAGATGGACGAGATGCACCTCGACACCTATTTCAACCTGCTCGCGCCGCGTTTGGCCGTCCTCTGCGAAGACCGCCTGCGCGGGAGCGACGAGCCGACGGTGGAGCTCTACCGTCCCGAAGGCACACCGGACTCGTACCGCTACCGGCTCGTGGAGCGCTGGCGGTTCGGGCACTTCCTCGAGAGCCGCGGTTTCGAGGTGATCCCCTTCACCAAAGACGAGCAGGAGGCCTTCGCCCCCAACTATCTCCTCACCGCGGAAGGAAGCCTGGTCGGCGTCGCCTCGGCGGGCGCCTCCTTCGAGGAGCGTCTCCGCGCCCACGGCGTCCGGACCCACATGATGGATTTCACCGCGCTGACAGGCGGTTACGGAGGTCCCCACTGCATGAGCCAGGTGATCGTCCGCGGCTAG